One genomic window of Magnolia sinica isolate HGM2019 chromosome 3, MsV1, whole genome shotgun sequence includes the following:
- the LOC131240965 gene encoding G-type lectin S-receptor-like serine/threonine-protein kinase SD2-5 yields MVLCIFFFVILNFPFWLSSALKSSEGPNTWWNNNSLTDKIKYGDGSFARLILKANRSDPDVPGFACGFIRTGTCDSYFLAVIFLNGGATDPQGGFPGLVWLANRDKPIRENGMLYLKTDGDLVLQDSDGKKVWSTDTFGKSIAGIRLQENGNLQLYGIGYTVWESFDYPTDTLLPGQKLYEDRRLTASSSAKNWSSGQYYAEMTSTGFAAFVQLDAPSMYVQLMPDPIPGQQYDRACLKSLSCRHDSPSSRKRPTIYAALNGTHLVLTMGESNGSYRVYPDSAVRSYQYLRLDFDGHLRTYQWQKNDVFREVYDFVVQRWDACQYPQNCGDYEVCSGGGNCSCLKAVDGLDYFKRNREPLPKQGCSEITPLSCQSPLDHHDLVDFGNLSYFNFIDSGAAVQKLKDLEGCKQACLKNCTCKAAFFKYGSNTSDGDCYLPSKILSLRANPIPGVNNSNSSAFIKIQRPYLAPTPRHVAAIISGSVALLVVFILSAICIVISRKKMKKKEGEDEGEYFKQVLGMPRKFSYEDLRIATDDFRVKLGEGGFGSVFKGILEDDTKIAVKQLEKIGQGMKEFLAEVETIGNIHHFNLVQFIGFCAERSHRLLVYEYMSNGSLDHWIFSENKNQVLDWQTRKKIILDIAKGLAYLHEECRQRIVHLDIKPQNILLDDNLNAKISDFGLSKLMDRDQSQVQTTMRGTPGYLAPEWQQLRITLKVDIYSFGIVLLEIVCGRKNLDSSRSEPSKHLLRLLQEKAKENRLIDIIDGSSADMELHREEAMKMINLAAWCLQDDHTRRPLMSMVVKVLEGVMEVEPEISYRFSNAMACNLTTRADFHISSDPPQASVLSGPR; encoded by the coding sequence ATGGTTCTATGCATCTTTTTCTTCGTAATTCTCAACTTTCCTTTCTGGCTTTCCTCTGCTCTCAAGTCGTCTGAAGGACCTAATACATGGTGGAACAATAATTCATTAACTGACAAAATCAAGTATGGAGATGGTTCCTTCGCGAGGTTAATCTTAAAGGCGAACAGGTCCGATCCGGACGTACCAGGATTCGCATGCGGATTTATCCGCACTGGCACCTGTGATTCCTATTTTCTTGCAGTCATTTTTCTCAACGGTGGTGCAACCGATCCGCAAGGAGGCTTTCCAGGCCTAGTTTGGTTAGCCAACAGAGACAAACCCATAAGAGAGAATGGGATGTTGTATCTGAAGACCGATGGAGATTTGGTCCTGCAAGATTCGGATGGCAAAAAGGTTTGGTCTACTGACACGTTCGGGAAGTCCATTGCTGGCATTAGACTTCAAGAAAATGGAAATCTTCAGCTTTACGGTATCGGCTACACGGTTTGGGAGTCGTTTGATTATCCGACCGACACATTACTCCCTGGTCAGAAGTTATATGAGGACCGTCGGCTTACTGCCAGCTCCTCAGCTAAGAATTGGAGCAGTGGGCAGTACTACGCTGAGATGACTTCTACTGGTTTCGCTGCGTTTGTCCAATTGGATGCACCGTCGATGTATGTTCAGCTGATGCCGGATCCAATTCCGGGACAACAGTACGACCGGGCGTGTTTAAAATCTTTATCTTGCAGGCACGACTCACCTTCTTCTCGAAAAAGACCAACAATCTATGCAGCACTCAATGGCACACACCTTGTCCTTACCATGGGAGAAAGCAACGGTAGTTATCGGGTATACCCTGACTCTGCCGTTAGATCCTATCAGTACCTGAGGCTGGATTTTGATGGCCATTTGAGGACTTACCAGTGGCAGAAAAACGATGTTTTCCGTGAGGTTTATGATTTTGTAGTTCAACGTTGGGATGCCTGCCAGTATCCTCAAAACTGCGGTGATTATGAAGTTTGCAGCGGAGGAGGCAATTGCAGTTGTCTAAAGGCGGTAGACGGGTTGGATTACTTCAAGCGAAACAGAGAACCATTGCCAAAACAGGGATGCTCTGAAATCACTCCCTTGTCTTGCCAGAGTCCATTAGATCATCACGATCTTGTGGATTTTGGAAACCTTTCCTACTTCAACTTCATTGATTCAGGTGCTGCCGTTCAGAAATTGAAAGATCTAGAAGGATGCAAACAGGCATGTTTGAAAAACTGCACTTGCAAAGCTGCTTTCTTTAAGTATGGCAGCAACACTTCTGATGGAGATTGCTATTTGCCATCCAAGATCTTGTCGTTGCGAGCAAACCCAATACCAGGTGTCAACAATTCCAATTCATCTGCATTCATCAAGATTCAACGCCCTTACTTAGCACCGACTCCTCGGCATGTAGCTGCAATAATATCAGGGTCGGTAGCATTGCTAGTTGTTTTTATTCTATCTGCTATCTGTATTGTGAtttcaaggaagaaaatgaagaagaaagagggggAGGATGAAGGGGAATATTTCAAACAAGTACTGGGAATGCCCCGGAAATTTTCTTATGAAGACCTGCGCATTGCAACGGACGATTTCAGGGTAAAGCTTGGAGAAGGAGGATTTGGATCTGTGTTTAAAGGGATTCTGGAAGATGACACCAAAATTGCGGTGAAACAATTGGAAAAAATAGGGCAAGGAATGAAGGAGTTCTTGGCGGAGGTTGAAACAATAGGCAACATTCACCATTTCAATCTTGTGCAGTTCATTGGCTTTTGtgcggagagatctcaccgactACTAGTTTACGAATACATGAGCAATGGGTCCTTGGATCACTGGATATTCAGTGAAAATAAGAATCAAGTTCTAGATTGGCAGACCCGAAAGAAGATTATACTCGATATAGCAAAAGGGTTGGCTTATCTTCATGAAGAATGTCGGCAACGAATCGTTCATTTGGATATCAAGCCTCAGAACATTCTCTTGGACGACAATTTGAATGccaaaatttcagattttggttTGTCGAAGCTGATGGATAGAGATCAGAGCCAAGTGCAGACGACAATGAGAGGAACTCCAGGATATCTAGCGCCGGAATGGCAGCAGCTTAGAATTACGTTGAAAGTAGACATCTATAGTTTCGGTATCGTCCTTCTTGAAATTGTTTGTGGAAGGAAGAACTTGGATAGTTCTCGTTCAGAACCAAGCAAGCATCTGCTTAGGTTGTTGCAGGAGAAGGCCAAAGAGAACCGTCTGATTGATATCATTGATGGGTCAAGTGCAGATATGGAATTGCATAGAGAAGAAGCCATGAAGATGATTAATCTCGCAGCATGGTGCTTGCAGGATGATCATACAAGAAGGCCTCTGATGTCTATGGTGGTGAAGGTCCTAGAGGGAGTAATGGAAGTAGAGCCAGAGATCAGTTATAGATTTTCCAATGCCATGGCATGTAATCTTACTACTAGGGCTGATTTTCACATCTCGTCGGATCCACCGCAGGCGTCAGTGCTCTCAGGGCCTAGGTAA